The following proteins are encoded in a genomic region of Phycisphaerae bacterium:
- a CDS encoding VanZ family protein — protein MPRRGDRHVDQRLTVDGVAKPPVLGRATLRAACLTCLAIIVYGTLGPVSNAACAWVVPVEQWRWLPPARAADINDLVTNFIVYVPVGVALRLLVRRRGRAGTVDLLLGLALSVALSYVTEVLQQAMPARVSSRTDIVINGIAALLGCLCAVPLQKLIREIHALCFAQLREPWRVWLVLTWAAVIATAALMTVPWQLRRPDAEWGFDRVIGPADVRRGAMFALTGFLCTGMFRLRGWSPRPALGAAWGLLLLPAFGLELLQIVLTEHVCSFLHALISLAGAGIGGGLALLLVHVRPDVRTDKPEYERGPHPRPHRWLAAVLLIALTCAAAHGAWRGLAQVRLRASPAVNWLPFRPQFEAPFLRSATAMIEEVALYAVLTMICLFLARARGRATALLLLVGLVGVLETGRAFLAGHVADTTSMVLAAAGWLLATRVWSALFPTSAGSHGGPVATYRATSAAARLPVS, from the coding sequence ATGCCGCGTCGAGGGGACCGCCACGTTGATCAGCGTCTGACCGTTGATGGCGTGGCCAAGCCGCCCGTCTTGGGTCGGGCCACGCTGCGCGCGGCGTGTCTCACCTGCCTGGCCATCATCGTGTACGGCACACTCGGGCCGGTGTCGAACGCGGCCTGCGCCTGGGTGGTCCCGGTTGAGCAGTGGCGCTGGCTGCCACCCGCGCGGGCGGCGGACATCAATGACTTGGTCACGAACTTCATCGTCTATGTGCCCGTGGGCGTCGCGCTGCGACTGCTCGTGCGGCGACGCGGGCGGGCGGGGACAGTGGACCTGCTGCTGGGACTGGCGCTGTCTGTCGCGCTGAGCTACGTGACTGAAGTGCTCCAGCAGGCCATGCCCGCGCGAGTCTCAAGTCGCACGGACATCGTCATCAATGGCATCGCGGCGCTGCTTGGCTGCCTCTGCGCGGTGCCGCTGCAGAAGCTCATCCGCGAAATCCACGCGCTCTGTTTCGCGCAGCTCCGGGAGCCCTGGCGCGTCTGGCTGGTGCTCACCTGGGCCGCGGTCATCGCCACCGCCGCCCTGATGACCGTGCCGTGGCAGTTGCGGCGGCCGGACGCGGAGTGGGGCTTCGACCGCGTGATCGGCCCGGCGGACGTACGGCGCGGCGCGATGTTCGCACTCACGGGCTTCCTTTGCACGGGCATGTTCCGCCTGCGCGGCTGGTCACCCCGGCCGGCGCTCGGCGCCGCGTGGGGCCTGCTGCTGCTGCCGGCGTTCGGGCTCGAGCTGCTGCAGATCGTGCTGACTGAACACGTGTGCAGCTTCCTGCATGCGCTGATCTCGCTGGCCGGGGCAGGCATCGGCGGCGGGCTGGCGCTGCTGCTGGTGCATGTGCGACCTGATGTGCGCACGGACAAACCGGAGTACGAGCGCGGACCCCATCCGCGACCGCATCGGTGGTTGGCCGCGGTGCTGCTGATCGCGCTCACTTGCGCCGCCGCCCACGGCGCATGGCGCGGGCTGGCACAGGTGCGGCTCCGTGCCAGCCCGGCGGTGAACTGGCTGCCGTTCCGGCCGCAGTTCGAGGCCCCCTTTTTGCGCTCGGCAACGGCGATGATCGAGGAGGTCGCGCTGTACGCCGTCTTGACGATGATCTGCCTCTTTCTGGCCCGGGCCCGTGGACGTGCGACCGCCCTGCTGCTGCTGGTCGGCCTGGTCGGCGTGTTGGAAACCGGGCGCGCGTTTCTCGCCGGACACGTTGCGGACACGACCAGCATGGTGCTGGCGGCCGCGGGGTGGCTGCTGGCCACGCGCGTCTGGAGTGCGCTCTTCCCGACGTCGGCCGGGTCGCACGGTGGGCCTGTCGCGACCTATCGCGCAACGTCTGCCGCCGCGCGCCTCCCCGTGAGTTGA
- a CDS encoding glycosyltransferase family 4 protein: protein MNIGLDARTMTVLRPRGTGRNLLDLFRRVPLLRPDWRFILYHQRPLSVADRARPDAPWQLPNVELRQIDLPGDRLDAWFQLRLPYAARRDQLDLLHLPANAAPAWCPVPSVVTIHDLIPLTLPGELSPRATRAFRRGIVRTVHNATRIITVSRATRDVLRREFDVPEARMTVIPWAPDARMLAAATAPLTAAERRRIQVRYNLGPRWLVNFSGSTRRKNATGVLAGFAQVAPQVRGDLQVVLLGCEPEAYRAELVARAEQLGIGAGCRILGFIPHDDLPALLRASAGLLMPSRGEGFGLPILDAFACGVPVLTSNVSSMPEVADDAAVYCDPDDAGSIAAGIAKLLEPSVATRLVEAGRRRLALFDWERTAAAVCAVYEQCLARSPVSEPLAAASCEECLR, encoded by the coding sequence ATGAATATCGGACTCGACGCCCGCACGATGACCGTGCTCCGGCCACGCGGCACGGGACGCAACCTGCTGGACCTGTTCCGGCGTGTACCGCTGCTGCGCCCCGACTGGCGATTTATCCTGTATCACCAGCGGCCGCTGTCGGTCGCGGACCGCGCACGTCCGGATGCGCCATGGCAATTGCCCAATGTCGAGCTCCGGCAGATTGACCTGCCCGGCGACCGGCTGGACGCGTGGTTTCAGCTTCGGCTGCCCTACGCCGCCCGGCGCGACCAGCTCGACCTGCTGCACCTGCCGGCCAACGCGGCGCCCGCGTGGTGCCCCGTGCCGAGCGTGGTCACGATTCACGACCTGATTCCGCTCACCCTGCCCGGCGAGCTGTCGCCGCGCGCGACGCGGGCGTTTCGGCGGGGCATCGTGCGCACCGTTCACAACGCGACGCGCATCATCACGGTATCGCGCGCGACGCGCGATGTGCTGCGCCGGGAATTCGACGTGCCGGAAGCACGCATGACGGTCATCCCTTGGGCACCGGACGCACGTATGCTCGCCGCGGCGACGGCACCACTCACCGCCGCCGAACGCCGCCGCATCCAGGTGCGCTATAACCTCGGCCCGCGCTGGCTCGTCAACTTCTCCGGCAGCACGCGGCGCAAGAACGCCACAGGTGTGCTGGCCGGCTTCGCGCAGGTCGCACCGCAGGTCCGCGGCGATCTGCAGGTAGTGCTGCTCGGGTGCGAGCCCGAGGCCTATCGCGCGGAGCTGGTCGCCCGGGCCGAGCAGCTCGGCATCGGCGCCGGCTGCCGCATTCTGGGCTTCATACCCCACGACGACCTGCCGGCCCTGTTGCGCGCGTCCGCCGGCCTGCTCATGCCCAGCCGCGGCGAGGGGTTCGGGCTGCCGATCCTGGACGCGTTTGCCTGCGGCGTGCCGGTGCTGACCTCCAACGTCAGCAGCATGCCGGAAGTGGCCGATGATGCGGCGGTGTATTGCGACCCGGATGATGCAGGCAGCATCGCGGCGGGGATCGCGAAATTGCTGGAACCGTCCGTCGCCACCCGACTCGTGGAAGCGGGCCGGCGGCGACTGGCCTTGTTTGACTGGGAGCGCACTGCCGCGGCGGTGTGCGCCGTGTACGAGCAGTGTCTGGCGCGGTCGCCCGTGAGCGAGCCGCTGGCGGCCGCGTCCTGCGAGGAATGTCTGCGATGA
- a CDS encoding glycosyltransferase family 9 protein, producing the protein MNVPMWGDQAGQWLKLDCRNYRGDRPCAVGIQGVCPSDCARYSAMGQRIVIIKLGALGDVIRTAALLPGLKQCWPQSHVTWITRPAGVRTLAHHPLIDRLLPFDAETLCHLEHERFDLCLSLDKEPAPTALAMRLDARERRGIGLSSHGTAYPLNAECVRYFQLGLDDELKFRRNQQTYQELLYDAVGLEYHGERYRLYPDATQQAHAADVWRRLGVHDGEVVVGLNTGAGRVFANKNWPAGKFIALAQRLIGQNGWRVALLGGPDEAAVNAAIVDACPGVLNTGCTHTELEFAALVRRCDALVTGDTMAMHVAIAGDVPTVALFGPTAAQEIDLYGRGEKVVTGLTCAPCYFRRCDLSPNCMDEISVERVLRAVQRWVAAGSTQARTVTAIVEVHA; encoded by the coding sequence ATGAACGTACCCATGTGGGGCGACCAGGCCGGCCAGTGGCTGAAGCTGGACTGCCGCAACTACCGTGGCGACCGGCCGTGTGCGGTCGGCATCCAGGGGGTGTGCCCGTCGGACTGTGCGCGCTACAGCGCGATGGGCCAGCGCATCGTCATCATCAAGCTCGGCGCGCTGGGCGACGTCATTCGCACGGCCGCGCTGCTGCCGGGGTTGAAGCAATGCTGGCCCCAAAGCCACGTCACGTGGATCACGCGCCCGGCGGGCGTGCGTACGCTGGCTCACCATCCGCTGATCGACCGTTTACTGCCGTTCGACGCCGAAACGCTCTGTCATCTCGAGCACGAGCGTTTCGACCTGTGCCTGAGTCTCGACAAGGAACCGGCGCCGACCGCGCTGGCGATGCGGCTCGATGCGCGCGAGCGGCGCGGCATTGGGCTGAGCAGCCACGGCACCGCGTACCCGCTTAACGCGGAGTGCGTGCGGTACTTCCAGCTCGGCCTGGACGACGAGTTGAAGTTCCGCCGCAATCAGCAGACCTATCAGGAGTTGCTCTACGACGCCGTCGGGCTGGAGTACCACGGCGAGCGCTACCGCCTATATCCTGACGCGACCCAACAGGCACACGCCGCGGACGTCTGGCGTCGCCTGGGAGTGCATGACGGCGAAGTCGTTGTCGGCCTGAACACGGGGGCCGGGCGGGTCTTCGCGAACAAGAACTGGCCGGCGGGCAAGTTCATCGCCCTCGCGCAGCGCCTCATCGGCCAGAACGGCTGGCGCGTCGCGCTGCTCGGCGGGCCGGACGAGGCTGCGGTGAACGCAGCCATCGTCGATGCGTGCCCGGGGGTGCTGAACACGGGGTGCACGCACACCGAGCTGGAATTCGCGGCGCTGGTGCGACGGTGCGATGCGCTCGTGACCGGCGACACAATGGCGATGCACGTGGCGATCGCCGGTGACGTGCCCACCGTGGCGCTCTTCGGCCCCACGGCCGCGCAGGAGATCGATCTGTACGGGCGCGGCGAGAAGGTCGTGACCGGCCTAACGTGCGCGCCCTGCTATTTCCGGCGCTGCGATCTTTCCCCCAATTGCATGGATGAGATTTCGGTCGAGCGGGTGCTGCGGGCGGTGCAACGCTGGGTCGCGGCCGGCTCCACGCAGGCACGCACCGTCACTGCCATTGTCGAGGTGCATGCGTGA
- a CDS encoding glycosyltransferase, which produces MNHGAARPLRVLVVAAHEPWPLDGGGRLRLYNYLRGLSSAADVTLALPEPVQHAGHMPAGLRTADMSAGSARRHLPQHTRPWVARRVERHFGANPAVRRWLQRHAVPPEFDVTLLHGAVTGQYVDAVRVPVVWDAVDELVLYTVRDAVRGGARCWWRAGRAAALYALFERYVARRAQATIFASSVDASYARRWAGATRIETISNGVDFRYFAAHTRPPTPGTVAFVGSLSFPPNVEGITRFARHIWPRLHATAGHRLLIVGRAPTPAVRALAELPGVELHADVPDVRPYVAEAGVVIVPTRLGGGVKNKVLEACALRRPVVASPRALAGLSARRGRDVLCAANDGAWVRHITHLLANPVAAERVARHGYEWVRREHNWSHITDRLLQVLSDAAGVTARWPVPPRDVVEDNAAWRPRSDVRQSCAPVTV; this is translated from the coding sequence GTGAATCACGGCGCCGCGCGACCGCTGCGTGTCCTCGTGGTCGCGGCGCACGAGCCCTGGCCGCTGGACGGCGGCGGACGTTTGCGCTTGTACAACTATCTGCGCGGGCTCTCCTCCGCGGCCGATGTCACCCTGGCGCTGCCGGAGCCGGTGCAGCATGCCGGTCACATGCCGGCGGGGCTGCGCACCGCGGACATGTCGGCCGGGAGCGCCCGGCGACACCTGCCACAGCACACGCGACCGTGGGTGGCACGCCGGGTGGAGCGGCATTTCGGCGCCAATCCGGCGGTGCGGCGATGGCTGCAGCGCCACGCGGTCCCACCGGAGTTCGACGTGACGCTGCTGCACGGCGCCGTCACCGGCCAATACGTCGACGCGGTCCGCGTACCCGTCGTGTGGGACGCCGTTGACGAGCTGGTGCTGTACACGGTGCGAGACGCGGTGCGGGGCGGCGCCAGATGCTGGTGGCGTGCGGGGCGCGCCGCGGCGCTGTACGCGCTTTTCGAGCGCTATGTCGCGCGGCGCGCCCAGGCGACGATCTTCGCGTCGAGCGTCGATGCCTCCTACGCCCGCCGCTGGGCGGGGGCAACACGGATCGAGACCATCAGCAACGGCGTCGATTTCCGCTATTTTGCGGCTCACACTCGGCCTCCGACGCCCGGCACCGTCGCGTTCGTCGGCTCGCTGAGCTTTCCGCCAAACGTCGAAGGCATCACGCGTTTCGCCCGGCACATCTGGCCGCGCCTGCACGCGACCGCGGGACACCGCTTGTTGATCGTTGGTCGAGCTCCCACGCCGGCGGTGCGCGCGCTGGCTGAGCTTCCCGGCGTCGAACTGCACGCGGACGTGCCGGACGTGCGGCCGTACGTAGCCGAGGCCGGCGTGGTGATCGTGCCGACGCGGCTGGGGGGCGGGGTGAAGAACAAGGTTCTGGAGGCGTGCGCGCTGCGGCGGCCGGTGGTCGCGAGCCCCCGCGCGCTGGCGGGCCTTTCCGCGCGGCGCGGGCGCGACGTGCTCTGCGCTGCTAACGATGGCGCCTGGGTGAGGCACATCACGCACCTGCTGGCAAACCCGGTCGCGGCCGAGCGGGTGGCACGGCACGGATATGAGTGGGTGCGACGGGAGCACAACTGGTCACACATCACGGATCGTCTGCTGCAGGTGCTCAGCGACGCCGCGGGTGTGACAGCACGGTGGCCGGTCCCGCCGCGCGACGTGGTTGAGGACAACGCAGCATGGCGACCTCGCTCGGATGTACGACAGAGCTGTGCGCCGGTCACAGTCTGA
- a CDS encoding glycosyltransferase family 39 protein — translation MATSLGCTTELCAGHSLTAGTRAHGRLLPAALIAGGVAIVWLVSADVVLASCGYIASKAQSGWATTVGYAAGHALGAFAIIAVACSPRLRQWAGARLDRLARTLEQPGGLLLLLGLLTVVRVAWILLVPTQPTSDNAAYHGLATRLVETGMYDTAKHRAYWPPGYPVFLTGLYAVFGPSLLVAKLGNVVLAAGVDLLTWHAVRRHVSAPAAGAALLLTALWPGRNLHVDVLSYDELVMALLLLSLVLLPRVDRVDARHAWLWMAGGLVLGLACLVRPTLGLVPAAIGGWLLVRGCSLWRAVVLTGVYGLAMLAAITPWTIRNYVVLGRFVPLTTNAGGNFYNSWAPGGTGCFHKPAWEHLWAVTGGDELQMSPTGFALGMAAIRTDLPAAIWRVAQKQVHYVGSDNWLLPVESYTAALGGNATAGDALKLGVHTLSNAWYVVLMLLPISAVRRMTRLIAAQPLAWLCIAVFATGLITHTVFEAQARYHLVYLPCWSILAACLWAGRAPVRQP, via the coding sequence ATGGCGACCTCGCTCGGATGTACGACAGAGCTGTGCGCCGGTCACAGTCTGACCGCCGGCACACGCGCGCATGGCCGGCTGCTGCCTGCAGCGCTAATCGCGGGTGGGGTGGCGATCGTGTGGCTAGTCAGCGCGGATGTCGTCCTCGCGTCGTGCGGGTACATTGCGAGCAAGGCGCAGTCCGGGTGGGCAACGACGGTTGGGTATGCGGCGGGACATGCTCTGGGGGCGTTCGCCATCATCGCCGTGGCCTGCAGCCCGCGCCTCCGCCAATGGGCAGGCGCCCGCCTCGACCGACTCGCGCGCACCCTGGAGCAACCTGGCGGCCTGCTGCTGCTGCTCGGGCTGCTGACCGTGGTACGCGTGGCCTGGATACTCCTCGTACCGACGCAGCCCACGAGCGACAACGCGGCGTATCACGGCCTGGCCACTCGTCTGGTCGAAACTGGCATGTACGACACCGCGAAGCACCGCGCGTATTGGCCGCCGGGGTATCCCGTCTTTCTCACTGGCCTGTACGCCGTCTTCGGCCCGTCGCTGCTGGTTGCCAAGCTGGGCAACGTCGTCCTGGCGGCGGGGGTGGATCTGCTGACGTGGCACGCCGTCCGGCGGCACGTGTCAGCACCGGCGGCGGGAGCGGCGTTGTTGCTGACCGCGCTATGGCCGGGCCGCAACCTGCACGTTGACGTGCTCTCGTACGACGAGCTGGTCATGGCGCTGCTGCTGCTGTCGCTCGTGCTGCTGCCGCGCGTGGATCGCGTGGACGCGCGACATGCATGGCTCTGGATGGCCGGCGGGCTGGTGCTCGGGCTGGCTTGCCTCGTCCGACCCACACTCGGGCTCGTGCCGGCCGCGATCGGCGGATGGCTGCTTGTGCGCGGCTGTTCACTCTGGCGCGCGGTCGTACTCACCGGCGTCTACGGCCTGGCCATGCTGGCCGCGATCACGCCGTGGACGATCCGCAACTACGTCGTCCTGGGTCGCTTCGTGCCGCTGACGACCAACGCCGGCGGGAATTTCTACAACTCGTGGGCGCCGGGCGGCACCGGCTGCTTTCACAAACCCGCGTGGGAGCACCTGTGGGCGGTCACCGGCGGCGACGAGCTGCAGATGTCGCCGACGGGCTTCGCGCTGGGGATGGCGGCGATTCGCACGGACCTGCCGGCGGCGATCTGGCGCGTCGCGCAGAAGCAGGTGCATTACGTCGGTTCCGATAACTGGCTGTTGCCGGTGGAGTCGTACACGGCCGCGCTCGGCGGCAACGCGACGGCCGGCGACGCGCTGAAGCTCGGCGTGCACACGCTCAGCAACGCGTGGTACGTCGTGCTCATGCTGCTGCCCATCTCCGCCGTGCGCCGCATGACCCGGCTCATCGCCGCCCAGCCGCTCGCGTGGCTGTGCATTGCCGTGTTCGCGACGGGACTGATAACACACACGGTTTTCGAGGCGCAGGCGCGGTATCACCTCGTGTACCTGCCGTGCTGGAGCATCCTCGCGGCGTGCCTGTGGGCCGGACGCGCGCCCGTGCGGCAGCCCTGA